Proteins from a genomic interval of uncultured Desulfuromusa sp.:
- the lhgO gene encoding L-2-hydroxyglutarate oxidase — translation MKTYDFIVIGGGIVGLATARQLQQQFPGFSLAVLEKEQYLSAHQTGHNSGIIHAGVYYSPGSLKAKFCKEGNQLTKEFCSEHNIPFKNTGKLLVATDELELERMHKLLERCTKNGIKTEILDKNQLQEIEPNVVGIGATFVPDTGVVDYVRISYKLADQIISAGGEIHTGCKVVAIKEEHHVEITTSRGNFFGNFLVSCAGLYSDRIVKMIGQKPDFKILPFRGEYFQLPVEKNNLVSHPIYPIPNPELPFLGIHLTPMSDGSLTVGPNATLATAREGYSRFKVNLTDLAEMLLYPGLYKLVLKYFKPTLCELKNSLYRPGYLKLVQKYCPNVTLSDLHPYPAGVRAQALCSDGTNLDDFLFIEGRRSLIVGNAPSPAATSAIPIANYICNKVAELK, via the coding sequence ATGAAAACATACGATTTTATTGTTATTGGTGGAGGAATTGTCGGGCTGGCAACTGCCCGTCAACTACAACAACAATTCCCAGGTTTCAGTCTTGCAGTATTAGAAAAGGAACAGTACCTGTCTGCCCACCAGACAGGGCACAACAGCGGTATTATCCATGCTGGTGTTTACTATTCACCGGGAAGTCTCAAGGCAAAATTTTGCAAAGAAGGAAACCAACTGACCAAAGAGTTTTGTAGTGAGCACAATATCCCGTTCAAAAATACCGGAAAACTTCTGGTTGCAACGGATGAACTTGAACTTGAGCGAATGCACAAGCTACTTGAGCGCTGTACCAAAAATGGAATTAAGACTGAAATCCTCGATAAAAATCAACTCCAGGAAATTGAACCCAATGTTGTTGGAATTGGCGCGACCTTTGTTCCCGACACGGGAGTTGTTGATTACGTCCGTATTTCATACAAACTGGCAGACCAGATAATCTCAGCAGGGGGAGAGATTCATACTGGGTGTAAAGTTGTTGCGATCAAAGAAGAGCATCATGTTGAAATTACAACCAGCAGGGGGAACTTTTTCGGGAATTTTTTAGTTAGTTGTGCAGGACTCTACTCTGACCGGATTGTGAAAATGATTGGCCAAAAACCAGACTTCAAAATCCTTCCTTTTCGTGGAGAATATTTTCAGCTTCCGGTTGAGAAAAACAATCTTGTCAGCCATCCAATTTATCCGATCCCCAATCCAGAACTCCCTTTTCTAGGCATTCACCTGACACCGATGAGTGACGGATCCCTGACTGTTGGTCCCAACGCGACCTTAGCAACAGCCCGTGAGGGATATTCACGATTCAAAGTCAACCTGACTGATCTCGCAGAAATGCTTCTCTATCCAGGCCTTTACAAGCTGGTTCTAAAATATTTCAAGCCGACACTCTGTGAGTTGAAAAACTCCCTCTATCGACCAGGGTATCTAAAGCTTGTACAAAAATACTGCCCCAATGTCACTCTTAGCGACCTCCATCCCTATCCTGCCGGGGTTCGGGCACAGGCATTGTGCTCCGATGGAACAAACTTGGATGATTTTCTGTTTATCGAAGGTAGGCGTAGCCTGATCGTTGGAAACGCACCTTCACCAGCAGCAACATCAGCAATCCCCATTGCCAATTATATTTGCAATAAGGTTGCAGAACTTAAATAG
- a CDS encoding MBL fold metallo-hydrolase: MLDFSILLPGVPVSSLRGALGWGTVALIKQKDHNILFDTGSYGDRKQLVDSLAEHNLKPDQIDILFVSHLHFDHFLNAELFPQAKIWVSERDLDYVLNREFIDCEDPYVPDVMIRHMKAHLTPYRDGEEIVNGLNAISLPGHTPGTSGLLAKDGRVLFAGDAVKNLWEFDKNISPPAFFSSELAVENYKTIKEIAEIVVPGHDNPFRIKQESCFEYLSGYAAEIKIQTYPREDEKKIKLK, encoded by the coding sequence ATGCTTGATTTTTCGATCTTACTTCCCGGAGTCCCGGTATCTTCTCTACGAGGAGCCCTTGGGTGGGGAACTGTTGCTCTGATCAAACAAAAAGATCACAATATTCTTTTCGATACTGGATCTTATGGAGACCGCAAGCAGCTGGTAGATTCTCTTGCAGAACATAATCTCAAGCCCGACCAGATAGACATTCTTTTCGTGTCTCACCTGCATTTTGATCATTTCTTAAATGCAGAGTTATTCCCTCAAGCAAAAATCTGGGTTTCTGAAAGGGATCTTGATTATGTTCTTAACCGTGAATTCATCGACTGTGAAGATCCCTACGTTCCAGACGTTATGATTCGGCATATGAAAGCACACTTGACTCCTTACCGTGATGGTGAAGAAATTGTTAATGGCCTCAACGCCATCAGTCTTCCAGGTCACACACCAGGGACTTCAGGTCTCCTGGCTAAAGACGGTCGGGTTCTTTTTGCAGGTGATGCAGTCAAAAATTTATGGGAATTTGACAAGAACATATCACCTCCTGCTTTCTTCAGCAGCGAACTTGCTGTTGAAAATTATAAGACTATCAAAGAAATTGCAGAAATTGTCGTCCCTGGCCACGACAACCCTTTTCGCATCAAGCAGGAGAGTTGCTTTGAATATCTCTCTGGCTATGCAGCAGAAATAAAAATACAAACCTACCCAAGAGAGGATGAGAAAAAAATCAAACTGAAATAG
- a CDS encoding sodium:solute symporter family protein, whose translation MSSMAWLIIVIGSYMLIVMGIGFMGYRKSAGTAEDYYMGGRALGTLVLTGTSIATYASLWTFLGAVGGNYRMGITFISMMMMWNLLWPLLVWFIGTKVWLLGKKFKYITYSELINDYYDTKGLGVLAAVFGIMALIPYIAVQLMGGGIVIETFTNGQISFAMGVTITFIFMVLIISLAGLKSVVWTDTLQGLFFLTVLIGMAVYALMLVGGAGEMFSTLNANHTKLLIPGTLGIGKWLGFVLTWGLSVFLPHMFQRLMMAKDPKTIAKVSMISSVLSGFAQTIPVFIIGICCVILLPGVTGKETDAMTILFANKYLSPGVAALVIGGAFAAGTSTLNSQLLTASSLFLKDLIINPFNLKLTPAKETLMARLIVIMMGAVVLIIALTRPGLIIPISTAGTAVCISSYLFPAFGILFWRHAGKLAAYASLITAGIVALLTWLVWPFPLGIYNVLWGYIAGGIAFAGCSLFESRANTKRQLEIDQLLEY comes from the coding sequence ATGTCATCAATGGCCTGGCTCATCATAGTTATCGGCAGTTACATGCTTATTGTTATGGGAATCGGTTTTATGGGTTATCGTAAAAGTGCGGGAACAGCCGAAGACTACTATATGGGTGGACGTGCTCTCGGGACTCTTGTTCTCACCGGAACATCAATTGCGACCTATGCTAGCCTTTGGACTTTTTTGGGAGCTGTCGGCGGAAACTATCGAATGGGCATTACTTTTATTTCCATGATGATGATGTGGAACCTGCTCTGGCCACTGCTGGTATGGTTTATCGGAACCAAAGTCTGGTTGCTGGGTAAAAAGTTCAAATACATTACTTATTCTGAGCTGATAAATGATTACTACGATACAAAAGGACTGGGGGTTTTAGCAGCAGTCTTCGGCATAATGGCTTTGATTCCCTACATAGCGGTACAGCTTATGGGAGGTGGTATCGTTATAGAGACTTTCACTAATGGTCAAATATCTTTTGCTATGGGCGTTACCATAACCTTCATCTTTATGGTTCTGATTATTTCTTTAGCAGGACTTAAATCTGTTGTCTGGACGGATACATTACAAGGTCTTTTTTTTCTGACAGTCCTGATCGGCATGGCTGTCTATGCTTTGATGTTGGTAGGTGGTGCCGGCGAAATGTTTTCGACCTTGAATGCTAACCATACAAAACTACTGATTCCAGGCACTCTTGGTATAGGGAAATGGCTCGGATTTGTTCTGACTTGGGGGCTTTCAGTTTTTCTACCGCATATGTTTCAGCGTCTTATGATGGCCAAAGATCCAAAAACAATTGCCAAGGTCAGTATGATTTCATCAGTTCTGAGTGGTTTTGCCCAAACCATACCAGTCTTCATCATTGGGATCTGCTGTGTCATTCTTTTGCCGGGAGTAACAGGCAAAGAAACTGATGCCATGACGATTTTGTTTGCCAATAAGTATCTCTCACCTGGAGTAGCCGCGCTTGTCATTGGTGGTGCTTTTGCAGCAGGCACATCAACCTTAAACAGCCAACTACTAACAGCCTCATCTCTTTTCCTTAAAGATTTAATTATTAATCCCTTCAATCTCAAGCTGACACCAGCAAAAGAAACCCTGATGGCACGACTGATTGTTATTATGATGGGTGCCGTTGTCCTGATTATTGCCCTGACCAGACCGGGACTGATTATCCCGATTTCAACGGCAGGAACGGCTGTTTGTATTTCAAGCTATTTGTTTCCAGCATTTGGCATTCTTTTCTGGCGCCATGCCGGCAAACTAGCAGCTTATGCCAGCTTGATTACGGCAGGGATCGTAGCTTTGCTGACCTGGCTTGTCTGGCCATTTCCCCTCGGCATATATAACGTCCTTTGGGGTTATATTGCTGGAGGAATTGCCTTTGCCGGGTGTAGTCTTTTTGAAAGCAGAGCCAATACGAAAAGACAGTTGGAAATTGATCAATTATTAGAATATTAA
- a CDS encoding FadR/GntR family transcriptional regulator: MPKEFKRINQKKISVQVYEQIRAMIETGALEPDEKLKSERELSALLNVSRSSVREAILKLECAGLVEQRHGEGTYVLSAVEAGLNPVFEAFFKNSNSILDLMEIRSVLESWAAATAAERATEGQLEGLQKCLDNMKAAGYSGALGYEQNLNFHKLISLATHNILLVHVINTFSAWFQQLTSEIYTQMYTIPNMHDSLIEQHEAIVEAIQQRDKEKASTAMKQHLAYARQQLLHVNLDINTP, translated from the coding sequence ATGCCTAAAGAATTTAAGCGTATCAACCAAAAAAAAATTAGTGTACAGGTCTATGAACAGATTCGGGCGATGATAGAAACAGGTGCGCTTGAACCGGATGAAAAGCTAAAATCTGAAAGAGAACTATCTGCGTTGCTGAATGTTAGTCGGTCTTCTGTTCGCGAAGCAATTCTCAAACTTGAATGTGCGGGACTTGTTGAACAGCGACATGGAGAAGGGACATATGTCCTATCAGCAGTTGAAGCTGGACTCAATCCTGTTTTTGAAGCTTTTTTTAAAAATTCCAACAGCATCCTCGACTTAATGGAGATCCGTTCTGTTCTTGAATCTTGGGCCGCAGCAACAGCTGCTGAAAGAGCGACAGAAGGGCAGCTTGAAGGTTTGCAGAAATGTCTTGATAATATGAAAGCAGCCGGATATTCAGGTGCCCTCGGATATGAGCAAAATCTTAATTTTCACAAATTGATTTCACTTGCGACCCACAATATTCTCCTTGTTCACGTAATCAATACTTTTTCTGCCTGGTTCCAGCAACTGACATCTGAGATATACACTCAAATGTACACAATTCCAAATATGCATGACTCTCTGATAGAACAACATGAAGCCATAGTAGAGGCTATTCAGCAGAGAGATAAAGAAAAAGCATCTACTGCAATGAAACAGCATTTAGCATATGCCCGACAGCAACTGTTGCATGTCAATCTGGATATAAACACCCCCTAA
- a CDS encoding lipid A deacylase LpxR family protein codes for MCYSCSDYRSHAHSTENLWTHSLYFENDLFIGTDSDYTNGIKYSIISPDLSPQAPQNRTTQISRMALDLFHTLPLIKNAPAETGHKVELAFGQSIFTPRDISRYDLIEEDRPYAGYSYLAMAYHRKSDDGLSWSQMDTAEIQIGIVGPSSLAEDAQKFIHRIRGLQRPNGWDHQLKDELGVTLAFERKWLYHPSPQRRLGADAISHTGIALGNVMTYLNAGVEIRAGWNIPRNFAVSLIRPAGSTWSTLDRNFSIYLFTAVNGRAVLRDIFLDGSTFRNSHHVDKKPLVADLSTGITARYRRLSLSLVRTHRTREYEHQPKHHGFGSITLSYAFQ; via the coding sequence TTGTGCTATTCCTGCTCGGACTACCGCTCACATGCCCATAGCACAGAGAATCTTTGGACACACAGTCTCTATTTTGAAAATGACCTGTTTATCGGCACCGACAGCGATTACACCAATGGCATAAAATATTCCATCATTTCTCCCGACCTTTCACCCCAGGCGCCACAGAATCGAACCACCCAAATATCACGCATGGCGTTAGACTTGTTTCACACCCTCCCGCTGATCAAAAATGCGCCCGCTGAAACCGGTCACAAAGTAGAACTGGCATTTGGACAAAGTATTTTCACCCCACGAGATATCAGCCGTTACGATTTAATTGAAGAAGATCGCCCCTATGCCGGGTACAGCTACCTTGCCATGGCATACCATCGCAAAAGTGATGATGGGCTAAGTTGGAGTCAAATGGATACAGCCGAGATACAAATCGGCATTGTTGGCCCGTCATCTTTAGCTGAAGACGCACAGAAATTTATTCATCGGATTCGTGGACTCCAACGGCCCAATGGCTGGGATCATCAATTGAAAGATGAGCTTGGCGTAACTTTAGCCTTTGAACGTAAATGGCTGTATCACCCGAGCCCACAACGCCGCCTTGGGGCTGACGCCATAAGCCATACCGGGATTGCTCTGGGCAATGTGATGACCTATCTCAACGCCGGAGTAGAAATACGCGCAGGTTGGAACATTCCCCGGAATTTTGCCGTATCACTGATTCGACCGGCGGGCAGCACATGGAGTACCCTGGATCGCAACTTCAGTATTTACCTGTTTACTGCCGTCAATGGGCGAGCGGTATTAAGGGATATTTTTCTCGATGGCAGCACATTTCGCAACAGTCATCACGTGGATAAAAAGCCACTCGTCGCGGACCTGTCAACAGGAATAACTGCGAGGTACCGTCGCCTTTCCTTAAGTTTAGTCCGAACCCACCGGACCCGTGAATATGAGCACCAACCGAAACACCATGGTTTTGGGTCAATAACCCTCAGCTATGCATTCCAGTAG
- a CDS encoding site-2 protease family protein translates to MNDDQPDSENSTIRGHEPATDSPPQKKGLLRKFGPIGLLLLYLFSKLKYLGIILQIGKFKTFITMLVSIWAYAMFWGWSFAAGFVALLFIHEMGHVAALRMMGIKATAPMFIPFMGAVIGMKQMPKNAFAEAVMAYGGPFLGTVGAIICAVIGLLTGNPFWYALAMSGFLLNLFNLLPISPLDGGRIIGVISPKLWIVGLIGAIALFYYTWSPIVGLIIIMGSLQIYSSSKQSAAEKSRYYTVTPGKRIGMGLAFLALLAVTSIGMLSMQIPLDNLQRYGSISPEKPENNHSLIRIR, encoded by the coding sequence ATGAATGACGACCAACCAGACTCGGAAAATTCCACCATCCGCGGCCATGAACCCGCGACTGATTCTCCACCACAAAAAAAGGGGCTGTTACGGAAATTTGGCCCTATCGGACTACTTTTGCTTTATCTGTTCAGCAAACTCAAATACCTGGGAATAATCCTGCAGATCGGCAAATTCAAAACCTTCATCACCATGCTGGTCAGTATCTGGGCTTATGCCATGTTCTGGGGTTGGTCATTCGCGGCCGGGTTCGTCGCGTTGTTGTTTATCCACGAAATGGGACATGTTGCAGCTCTCCGGATGATGGGCATCAAAGCGACAGCACCAATGTTCATCCCCTTCATGGGAGCTGTTATAGGCATGAAACAGATGCCAAAAAATGCTTTCGCCGAAGCCGTCATGGCCTATGGCGGACCATTCCTGGGCACGGTTGGAGCCATCATTTGTGCCGTAATCGGCTTGTTAACCGGAAATCCCTTCTGGTACGCCCTGGCAATGTCAGGTTTCTTACTCAACCTATTTAACCTGTTACCCATCTCTCCTCTGGACGGTGGCCGGATCATCGGCGTCATCAGCCCCAAATTGTGGATTGTTGGGCTCATTGGGGCCATTGCTTTATTTTATTACACCTGGTCACCAATTGTTGGTCTGATTATTATCATGGGCAGCTTGCAGATTTATTCTTCATCCAAACAATCCGCAGCGGAGAAATCTCGCTACTACACTGTCACTCCGGGCAAACGCATCGGTATGGGACTCGCTTTTTTGGCATTATTAGCAGTGACTTCCATTGGCATGCTTTCAATGCAGATCCCCCTGGACAATCTCCAGAGATATGGCAGTATTTCACCCGAAAAACCAGAAAACAACCATTCACTCATTCGGATTCGCTAG
- a CDS encoding chemotaxis protein — MIFFRIQLLLVTVLFFSVASLPAADDLDRFDEEVRQWAVECRTDIVTQFDLLLTSGQLSVPQLFDTFYIPIPNTDPQKFRTQYDNLSDGVVRPIIDKILGFDERLVFVVIVDRNGYLPTHNSRYSRPLTDNPDENTKWNRTKRMFNDRTGLAAARNQKPYLLQRYSRDTGETMGDLSVPIMIQNRHWGAVRIGYKKD, encoded by the coding sequence ATGATTTTTTTTCGTATTCAATTGTTGCTTGTGACAGTTTTATTTTTTTCAGTGGCCTCGTTGCCGGCTGCAGATGATCTGGATCGTTTTGATGAAGAGGTTCGGCAGTGGGCTGTCGAATGCCGTACTGATATTGTGACTCAATTTGATTTGCTGTTGACATCAGGGCAATTGAGTGTGCCGCAGTTGTTCGATACTTTTTACATCCCAATTCCTAACACCGATCCACAAAAATTCAGAACTCAATACGACAACCTTTCTGATGGTGTGGTGAGACCGATCATCGATAAAATTCTTGGTTTTGACGAGCGGCTGGTTTTTGTGGTCATCGTAGATCGTAACGGTTATCTACCGACGCATAACTCTCGTTATTCAAGGCCATTGACCGACAATCCCGACGAAAATACCAAGTGGAATAGAACAAAAAGGATGTTTAATGATCGTACTGGTCTGGCTGCTGCGCGCAATCAAAAACCATATTTGTTGCAACGCTACAGCCGAGATACGGGAGAAACCATGGGTGATTTGTCGGTACCAATAATGATTCAAAACCGTCACTGGGGTGCAGTGCGGATTGGTTATAAAAAAGATTAG
- a CDS encoding HAMP domain-containing protein, with product MFSKISVKVAILVTLVLSVVVVAGSYYIIKQQSDSLEAQLLERGKIESILGAKLIGRVIEEAIDNGVFSVNDAFDTDYVLIPGFEPAKYHTKYDFYLDKAILSLQDEFLKDDSVVFAVTVDINGYLPTHNTRYQQPITGDQKRDLIGNRTKRIFNDEIGIQAAHNTVPAFQQVYHRDTGVTMWDISTPIHVKGKHWGGFRIGFSLGKIEEAKQALQSKLIGIMAGILVVSLLIIFIVVDRALKPLTHFTRVASELADGNVENKIEVKGNDEIAQLADVLERLRVSLKTAMARLNKKV from the coding sequence GTGTTTTCTAAAATTAGTGTCAAGGTTGCGATTCTGGTTACTCTTGTTCTGTCAGTTGTGGTTGTGGCTGGGAGCTACTATATCATTAAACAGCAAAGCGACAGTCTCGAAGCACAGTTGCTTGAGCGAGGTAAAATTGAATCGATTCTTGGGGCTAAGCTGATCGGGCGGGTGATCGAGGAGGCGATTGATAATGGTGTTTTCAGTGTCAACGATGCTTTCGACACCGATTATGTCCTGATTCCTGGTTTTGAGCCCGCAAAATACCATACCAAATATGATTTCTATCTGGATAAGGCCATCTTGTCATTGCAGGATGAATTTCTCAAAGATGACTCTGTTGTTTTTGCTGTGACGGTTGACATCAATGGTTATCTGCCGACCCATAATACTCGTTATCAACAGCCCATCACCGGTGATCAAAAAAGGGATTTGATTGGTAATCGAACCAAGCGAATTTTTAATGATGAAATTGGTATACAGGCTGCCCACAATACCGTCCCTGCTTTTCAGCAAGTTTATCATCGTGATACCGGAGTAACTATGTGGGATATTTCCACCCCGATTCATGTCAAGGGAAAACATTGGGGTGGATTCCGGATTGGCTTCTCTTTGGGCAAGATTGAAGAAGCCAAGCAGGCATTACAATCCAAACTAATCGGGATTATGGCTGGTATTCTGGTTGTTTCTCTGCTGATCATTTTTATTGTTGTCGACAGAGCTTTGAAACCACTGACCCATTTTACCCGGGTAGCATCAGAACTGGCTGATGGAAACGTTGAAAATAAGATTGAAGTCAAAGGAAACGATGAGATTGCTCAGTTGGCAGATGTTCTTGAGCGGTTGCGGGTTAGTCTGAAAACCGCAATGGCGAGGTTGAACAAAAAAGTTTGA
- a CDS encoding isoprenylcysteine carboxylmethyltransferase family protein, translating into MDSFALRSVAFVIATLFFTVISRRALRNPRSHGFYRYFAFVGIAGLVLYNQPVWFDQPFSGLHCLSWLMLGTSVALVVYGVGLLRCFGGRSRRQSSPENLSFENTQHLVVDGLYRYIRHPMYASLLLLAWGAFLKRMDLLTVFAVGMVSVALIFTAKVEETENVTFWGSEYLAYKKRSKMFIPFIF; encoded by the coding sequence GTGGATTCGTTTGCCCTGCGTTCCGTTGCCTTTGTCATTGCAACCCTCTTTTTTACGGTCATTTCCAGACGTGCGCTGCGTAATCCGCGTTCTCATGGTTTTTACCGATATTTTGCCTTTGTCGGGATCGCCGGTCTGGTGCTGTACAACCAGCCGGTCTGGTTTGATCAGCCGTTTTCAGGGCTGCACTGTTTGTCCTGGCTGATGTTGGGCACTTCTGTTGCTTTGGTTGTTTATGGCGTGGGGCTTCTGAGGTGCTTTGGGGGACGAAGTCGACGTCAATCCTCACCGGAAAATTTATCTTTTGAAAATACCCAACATCTGGTTGTTGATGGTTTGTATCGATATATTCGTCACCCGATGTATGCTTCGTTGTTGCTGCTCGCATGGGGAGCATTTCTGAAACGAATGGATCTGTTGACGGTTTTTGCTGTCGGAATGGTTTCGGTCGCTCTGATATTCACTGCAAAGGTTGAAGAAACCGAGAATGTCACATTTTGGGGATCCGAGTATCTGGCATATAAAAAACGTTCGAAAATGTTTATCCCTTTTATTTTCTAA
- a CDS encoding MGMT family protein yields the protein MPEKPFSPLYSSIYALVGKIPSGYVSTYGQIARQIGCTARTVGFAMAALPPGHNVPWQRVINSQGKISPRLDGEGNILQRDLLEAEGLQFNQKGRIDLNQYGWLFTEKQNG from the coding sequence ATGCCGGAAAAACCATTCAGCCCCCTGTACTCATCAATTTATGCTCTGGTGGGAAAAATACCATCAGGTTACGTCTCCACCTACGGTCAGATAGCCCGGCAAATCGGTTGTACAGCGCGAACAGTTGGTTTTGCAATGGCGGCACTACCGCCGGGTCATAACGTTCCCTGGCAGCGGGTAATTAACAGTCAGGGGAAAATCAGTCCGCGCCTTGATGGAGAAGGAAATATTCTGCAACGGGATTTACTTGAAGCCGAAGGACTTCAATTCAACCAGAAAGGACGAATTGATTTAAATCAGTATGGCTGGCTGTTTACGGAGAAACAGAACGGTTAG
- a CDS encoding DNA ligase, with protein MRYVTPMKIICFLLWWLFWSSGQIHAAQPMLPKIYAGQVDISGWLMSEKLDGIRGYWDGQKLLSKNGHRLNPPFEFVRDLPTFPLEGEIWGGRNTFERTTSIVKRKQPHPGWLSLKFAIFDVPDAPGGFTQRIRIAQDWLAENPSAYMFVIPQIVVDDNDHLQRELQRIEHLSGEGLIVRNPHAAYTAGRSMEILKVKSYQDAEATVIGHLPGKGRNTGRLGALLVALDDGTQFKIGTGFSDDVRQNPPPVGAVITFKFYGKYQSGIPKFPSFVRLRTDQGL; from the coding sequence TTGCGATACGTAACGCCGATGAAAATTATTTGTTTTTTGCTGTGGTGGCTATTTTGGTCATCGGGACAAATCCATGCAGCTCAACCCATGTTGCCGAAGATCTATGCGGGACAGGTGGATATTTCTGGCTGGCTGATGAGTGAAAAGCTTGATGGGATACGCGGATACTGGGATGGTCAGAAGCTGTTGTCAAAAAATGGTCATCGCCTGAATCCACCATTTGAATTTGTTCGTGATCTGCCAACATTTCCCCTTGAGGGAGAAATCTGGGGAGGACGCAATACCTTTGAGCGAACGACGTCTATTGTGAAGCGAAAGCAACCACATCCTGGATGGCTATCTCTCAAGTTTGCCATTTTTGATGTTCCTGATGCTCCGGGAGGATTTACCCAACGGATTCGCATTGCCCAGGATTGGCTTGCAGAAAATCCTTCAGCTTATATGTTTGTTATTCCACAGATTGTCGTTGATGATAATGATCATCTGCAGCGGGAATTGCAGCGTATCGAACATCTGAGTGGGGAGGGATTGATCGTTCGCAATCCTCATGCTGCTTATACCGCAGGGCGCAGTATGGAAATCCTCAAAGTAAAAAGCTATCAGGACGCTGAAGCAACTGTTATCGGGCATCTTCCTGGTAAAGGTAGAAATACCGGGCGTCTTGGTGCTTTACTGGTCGCCCTGGACGACGGGACTCAGTTTAAAATCGGCACAGGGTTCAGTGATGATGTCCGTCAGAATCCGCCGCCCGTGGGGGCGGTTATTACTTTCAAGTTTTACGGGAAGTATCAATCAGGTATCCCTAAATTCCCGTCATTTGTGCGGCTAAGGACAGATCAGGGGTTATAG
- a CDS encoding universal stress protein, whose protein sequence is MNLKDILVHIDHRPTCVSRLEVAVELAKQQQAQLTGIYIIPHPHFAVNQPSRQELADKAEQLFNEAVDAAGLTSDWICVDSQKSELNVPTALNIHAHYRDLLVISQTDEEAPDRATPNDLPEKAILGSGRPVLIVPYVGDFKHEFKRILMAWRGGPESSRALHDSMPVLRTGRKVKVITVQGRDGDESYLSHKADICTHMARYQLPLSCEKQLSGSLSVGDMLLNGCTDFGADLLVMGATSQSRRGYQTLGDTGRHILKYMTVPVLMSH, encoded by the coding sequence ATGAATCTTAAAGACATCCTCGTTCATATTGACCATCGCCCGACTTGTGTATCCCGACTTGAGGTTGCTGTTGAACTGGCCAAGCAACAACAAGCGCAACTCACTGGTATCTACATCATCCCCCACCCCCATTTTGCTGTGAACCAGCCGAGCAGACAGGAGCTTGCCGATAAAGCAGAGCAGCTCTTTAATGAGGCTGTTGATGCTGCCGGGCTCACATCCGACTGGATTTGTGTCGACAGTCAAAAAAGTGAACTGAACGTTCCGACGGCTTTAAACATCCACGCTCACTACCGCGATCTGCTGGTCATCAGTCAGACCGATGAAGAAGCCCCGGATCGTGCTACCCCTAATGATCTGCCTGAAAAAGCAATTCTTGGCTCTGGTCGCCCGGTTCTGATTGTCCCTTATGTGGGAGATTTCAAACATGAATTCAAACGCATCTTGATGGCATGGCGTGGTGGACCGGAATCCTCCCGAGCGCTGCATGATTCCATGCCGGTCCTGCGCACAGGACGCAAAGTAAAGGTGATCACCGTTCAAGGCCGAGATGGCGATGAATCATATCTGTCCCATAAAGCCGACATCTGCACTCATATGGCTCGTTATCAACTGCCGCTATCCTGTGAGAAGCAGCTCAGTGGTTCGCTCAGTGTTGGAGATATGCTATTGAATGGTTGCACTGATTTCGGTGCAGATTTGCTCGTCATGGGCGCAACATCCCAATCGCGTCGTGGCTATCAGACTTTGGGCGATACAGGTCGTCATATTCTCAAATATATGACCGTCCCTGTGCTCATGTCTCACTGA